Proteins co-encoded in one Arachis hypogaea cultivar Tifrunner chromosome 11, arahy.Tifrunner.gnm2.J5K5, whole genome shotgun sequence genomic window:
- the LOC112721421 gene encoding uncharacterized protein gives MSSPKCSSIILQHPRYTYVRESDYLSTIKQGQHESLKDYMTRFTTAAMEISDLNSEVQLHAIKSGLRPGKFQEAIAVAKPKTLEEFRDKATGQIEIEELRETRRNEKPTSRKEEERPYRSQNRDSKKPFRPAPKFNSYTKFNTKREDIIKEILHSKLIKPPSRAGTYQDQRYVDKTKHCAFHKKIRHTTDECVIAKDTLERLVRQGLLDKYIGRQLHKEQPASHEAEHLKANGKKSQWQSNQPPKKVINYISGDFACGGGTSSARKRSYRTMLAVQNETPTDAPTPEVPDITFTSKDFDNKTPNLDDPVVISVTTGDLLVRKVLLDQGSSADVMFLSTFKKM, from the coding sequence ATGAGTTCGCCAAAATGTTCATCAATCATTTTGCAGCATCCAAGATATACATACGTCAGGGAATCAGACTACCTCAGCACAATCAAACAGGGACAACACGAGAGCTTAAAGGACTACATGACGCGCTTTACAACAGCAGCAATGGAAATTTCCGACCTCAATTCAGAAGTACAACTGCACGCAATAAAGAGCGGTCTCAGGCCAGGAAAATTCCAGGAAGCAATCGCTGTGGCAAAACCAAAAACACTGGAGGAATTCAGAGATAAGGCGACAGGGCAAATCGAAATAGAGGAACTTCGTGAAACTCGAAGGAACGAAAAGCCCACATccagaaaggaggaagaaagaccATACAGGTCCCAAAACAGAGACTCTAAAAAGCCTTTCAGGCCAGCCCCGAAGTTCAATTCTTATACCAAGTTCAACACCAAAAGGGAGGATATAATCAAAGAGATCCTCCACAGCAAACTCATCAAACCACCAAGCCGAGCTGGCACATACCAAGACCAGAGGTATGTTGACAAGACGAAACACTGCGCCTTCCATAAAAAAATTAGACACACCACGGACGAGTGCGTTATAGCTAAAGACACGTTGGAAAGACTAGTAAGACAAGGGTTACTGGACAAATACATCGGCAGACAACTCCACAAAGAACAACCAGCTTCACATGAGGCAGAACACCTGAAAGCAAATGGCAAAAAATCTCAGTGGCAGAGTAATCAACCACCTAAGAAAGTCATCAACTACATTTCAGGAGATTTCGCGTGTGGTGGGGGCACAAGCTCGGCCAGGAAAAGAAGCTACAGGACCATGTTGGCGGTCCAAAACGAAACACCCACTGACGCACCTACTCCAGAAGTCCCTGACATCACATTTACCAGCAAAGACTTTGACAATAAGACTCCCAACCTTGACGACCCCGTAGTCATCTCAGTAACAACAGGAGACCTCTTAGTTCGGAAAGTCTTGCTAGACCAAGGCAGCAGTGCCGATGTCATGTTTCTGTCGACCTTCAAGAAAATGTAA